A region of the Bacillota bacterium genome:
ACCAGCCCGCTGGTGTAAATCATCGATATTCTGGGTTATAATGCCGCGAATCAAACCCTGTTCTTCCAGCCAGGCCAAGGCGTCGTGGCAGGAATTGGGTTTGGCAGAGGCCAGTTCTCGGAACACCGGCGCGCCCCGCAGCCAAAATTTTGCCGGATCCCGCTCCAGTACATCCCGGGCAAAGAGTTCCATTGGGTCCATCTGGGCCCAGAGCCCGGTATCGGGGGAGCGAAAATCAGGAATGCCGCTCTCGGTGGATGCGCCGGCGCCGGTGAGGGCCACCACATCCCGGGCAGACAGAATTAACTCGGCAAGCGCTTTGACATCATTCATCCTTTTCCCCTCCCTTTAGCCGCCGCCTGGCGGCGCAGATGTTTCTTGGTTGTCTTGGGCTTAGCTGGTATCGCCCGGCGCTCCTTGCGACTGGCGGCAAGCACCGTATAACCCGCGCCCTCAATAATCCGGCAACCACCAAAGAGCGTGCGCAGTTTGCGCAGATACCAGTCGGGCTTTTTCACCACCACATAGAGCCAGCCGCCAAGGCGCAGCCGTCGGGCGGCAAACTCCAGAAACGAACTTGCCACCCCGTACTCAGTGTGGTAGGGCGGATTGGTGAGGATTAGGTCAAACTCACCCTGCACCGCTGCCGGCCGATGATTATGGATAATCAGTCCGTCAGCGCCGGCGGCAGCCAAGTTACGGCGGCAAGCGGTGAGGGCAATCAAATCGTCATCTATATAGACCACTTCTCCGGCCCCCAAGCGGCTGCAGACCAGGCCAACAACACCGGTGCCGCAGCCCAGGTCCAGTACCCGGGGCCGGGCCCCGGAGGGCACGTCCATGGTCTCCAACATCAACTTGGTGCCCGTATCTAAGCCGAGGGGCGAAAACATCCCCGGCAAACTGGCCACGGCCACCTCCACGCCCCGGACAGCAGCCGTAAACTGACGCCAGGGCAAATCTGGTCTAGCCGCAAGCGGCTCAAATTCGTACAGCGTCCACCCCTCCCCGCCGGCCAGCACCCGGCCATCAGTGTCGGACAGGCGCCCGGCGCCATGGGGGTCGGCCACCAACACCCGCTTGTTGGCGGCGCTTCGGGCCTGGGCCAGGAGCATCGCCAACGCTTCCGGGGAGGGGAGCGCCTCCAGCACAACTGTCGCATAATCCGCCGGCGCCGGTGGAAACATCGCCAGCGCTTCAGCGGCAATTCCGTTCTTCTCTGCATTCAGCACAGCCGCCTGGAGGCGGCTGTGCAGGTAATCGCCCCAGGTGACACGGCTGCCCTTG
Encoded here:
- a CDS encoding class I SAM-dependent methyltransferase, whose amino-acid sequence is MPNLIINDGRGTRKEQLGNQEVISSGGVPPVYRELLPHLGGERLLDYGSWQGIAGLAAARKGSRVTWGDYLHSRLQAAVLNAEKNGIAAEALAMFPPAPADYATVVLEALPSPEALAMLLAQARSAANKRVLVADPHGAGRLSDTDGRVLAGGEGWTLYEFEPLAARPDLPWRQFTAAVRGVEVAVASLPGMFSPLGLDTGTKLMLETMDVPSGARPRVLDLGCGTGVVGLVCSRLGAGEVVYIDDDLIALTACRRNLAAAGADGLIIHNHRPAAVQGEFDLILTNPPYHTEYGVASSFLEFAARRLRLGGWLYVVVKKPDWYLRKLRTLFGGCRIIEGAGYTVLAASRKERRAIPAKPKTTKKHLRRQAAAKGRGKG